From a region of the Enterobacter sp. JBIWA008 genome:
- a CDS encoding YbhQ family protein — MKWQQRVRVATGLSCWQIMLHLLVVAVLVMGWMSGTLVRVGLGLCVLYGVTVLSMLFLQRHHEARWREVGDVLEELTTTWYFGAAMIVLWLLSRVLQNNLLLALAGLAILAGPAVVSLLTKEKKLRNVASKHRVRH, encoded by the coding sequence ATGAAGTGGCAACAACGTGTTCGTGTCGCAACTGGCCTGAGTTGCTGGCAGATAATGTTGCATTTACTGGTCGTGGCCGTACTGGTGATGGGCTGGATGAGCGGCACGCTGGTGCGTGTTGGTCTGGGGCTATGCGTCCTTTATGGCGTCACCGTGCTGTCGATGCTGTTCTTGCAGCGCCACCATGAAGCGCGCTGGCGCGAGGTGGGTGATGTGCTCGAAGAGCTCACCACCACCTGGTATTTTGGTGCGGCGATGATTGTGCTTTGGCTGCTGTCGCGCGTGCTGCAAAACAACCTGCTGCTGGCCCTGGCCGGTCTGGCTATCCTTGCAGGGCCTGCGGTCGTCTCGCTGCTGACCAAAGAGAAAAAGCTACGCAATGTTGCGTCTAAACATCGCGTACGCCACTGA
- a CDS encoding ATP-binding cassette domain-containing protein, which translates to MNDAVIQLNNLVKRFAGMDKPAVAPLNCTIQKGYVTGLVGPDGAGKTTLMRMLAGLLKPDEGSARVLGLDPIKDDGALHAMLGYMPQKFGLYEDLTVMENLNLYADLRSVTGETRQKTFARLLEFTSLGPFTDRLAGKLSGGMKQKLGLACTLVGEPKVLLLDEPGVGVDPISRRELWQMVHELAGDGMLILWSTSYLDEAEQCRDVLLMNEGELLYQGEPTTLTQSMAGRSFLLHSPQESNRRLLQRVLRLPQVSDGMIQGRSVRIILKKEATADDIRRAPGMPEIEMEETAPRFEDAFIDLLGGAGTSESPLAAILHTVEGTPGETVIEAKSLTKKFGDFAATDNVNFAVKRGEIFGLLGPNGAGKSTTFKMMCGLLVPTSGKALVLDMDLKVSSGKARQHLGYMAQKFSLYGNLTVEQNLRFFSGVYGLRGRAQNEKIRRMSDAFGLSNIASHATDELPLGFKQRLALACSLMHEPDILFLDEPTSGVDPITRREFWLHINSMVEKGVTVMVTTHFMDEAEYCDRIGLVYRGKLIAHGTPDDLKNQAADDEVPDPTMEQAFITLIHDWDKENAHAQ; encoded by the coding sequence ATGAATGACGCGGTTATTCAGCTCAACAATCTGGTTAAACGCTTCGCGGGAATGGACAAACCGGCCGTCGCGCCGCTGAACTGCACCATCCAGAAGGGCTATGTGACCGGGCTGGTCGGCCCCGACGGTGCGGGGAAAACCACGCTGATGCGGATGCTGGCGGGGCTGCTAAAGCCGGATGAAGGCTCGGCCAGAGTGCTGGGCCTGGACCCTATTAAAGACGACGGCGCGCTCCACGCTATGCTCGGCTATATGCCGCAGAAGTTTGGCCTGTACGAAGACCTGACGGTGATGGAAAACCTGAACCTGTACGCCGACCTGCGCAGCGTCACCGGCGAAACGCGGCAGAAAACCTTCGCGCGCCTGCTGGAGTTTACCTCCCTCGGCCCGTTCACCGACCGGCTGGCGGGCAAGCTCTCCGGCGGGATGAAGCAGAAGCTGGGGCTGGCCTGCACGCTGGTCGGCGAGCCGAAAGTGCTGCTGCTGGATGAGCCCGGCGTCGGCGTAGACCCGATTTCGCGCCGCGAACTGTGGCAGATGGTGCACGAGCTGGCGGGCGACGGGATGCTGATCCTCTGGAGCACCTCCTACCTCGACGAAGCGGAACAGTGCCGGGACGTGCTGCTGATGAATGAAGGCGAACTGCTTTATCAGGGCGAGCCGACGACGCTGACCCAGAGCATGGCCGGGCGCAGCTTCCTGCTGCACAGCCCGCAGGAGTCCAACCGCAGGCTGCTGCAGCGGGTGCTCAGGCTGCCGCAGGTCAGCGACGGGATGATCCAGGGCCGCTCGGTACGCATTATTCTCAAAAAAGAGGCCACCGCCGACGACATTCGCCGCGCGCCCGGCATGCCTGAGATCGAGATGGAAGAGACCGCGCCGCGCTTTGAGGACGCGTTTATCGACCTGCTGGGCGGCGCGGGCACCTCAGAGTCGCCGCTTGCCGCCATTCTGCATACGGTGGAAGGCACACCGGGCGAAACTGTAATCGAAGCCAAATCCCTCACCAAAAAGTTCGGGGATTTCGCCGCCACCGATAACGTCAATTTCGCGGTAAAACGCGGCGAGATTTTTGGCCTGCTCGGGCCGAACGGCGCGGGAAAATCCACCACCTTTAAGATGATGTGCGGCCTGCTGGTGCCGACGTCCGGCAAGGCGCTGGTGCTGGATATGGACCTGAAGGTCAGCTCCGGCAAGGCGCGCCAGCATCTGGGGTATATGGCGCAGAAGTTTTCCCTGTATGGCAACCTGACGGTCGAACAGAATCTGCGCTTTTTCTCCGGCGTGTACGGCCTGCGCGGGCGCGCGCAGAACGAGAAAATCCGCCGCATGAGCGACGCCTTCGGGTTAAGCAACATTGCCTCCCACGCCACCGACGAGCTGCCGCTCGGCTTTAAGCAGCGGCTGGCGCTGGCCTGCTCGCTGATGCACGAGCCGGATATTCTGTTTCTGGATGAACCCACTTCTGGCGTTGATCCCATTACCCGCCGCGAGTTCTGGCTGCATATCAACAGCATGGTGGAAAAAGGGGTGACCGTGATGGTGACCACCCACTTCATGGACGAGGCGGAGTACTGCGACCGCATCGGGCTGGTGTATCGCGGCAAGCTTATTGCCCACGGTACCCCGGACGACCTGAAAAACCAGGCCGCCGACGATGAGGTCCCGGACCCGACCATGGAGCAGGCGTTTATCACCCTCATCCACGACTGGGATAAGGAGAATGCCCATGCGCAGTAA
- a CDS encoding endonuclease/exonuclease/phosphatase family protein, whose amino-acid sequence MTQKMQHFSLKVLTINIHKGFTAFNRRFILPELRDAVRTVSADIVCLQEVMGAHEVHPLHFENWPDTPHYEFLADTMWSDYAYGRNAVYPEGHHGNAVLSRYPIEHYENRDVSVGESEKRGLLYCRITPPDLELPIHVGCVHLGLREAHRQAQLKMLAEWANALPEGEPVVVAGDFNDWRQRANHPLKVDAGLEEIFTRANGRPARTFPVRFPLLRLDRIYVKNAHASSPTALALLNWRHLSDHAPLSAEIHL is encoded by the coding sequence ATGACTCAAAAAATGCAGCATTTCTCGCTTAAGGTGCTGACGATAAACATTCATAAGGGCTTCACAGCATTTAACCGCCGCTTCATTTTACCGGAGCTGCGCGACGCGGTACGCACCGTCAGCGCGGATATTGTCTGCCTGCAGGAGGTGATGGGCGCACACGAAGTGCATCCGCTCCACTTTGAGAACTGGCCCGACACGCCGCACTATGAATTTCTGGCCGACACCATGTGGAGTGATTACGCCTACGGCCGCAACGCGGTCTATCCGGAAGGGCATCACGGCAACGCGGTGCTGTCCCGTTATCCCATTGAACATTACGAGAACCGCGACGTTTCCGTCGGGGAGAGCGAAAAACGCGGCCTGCTTTACTGCCGTATTACCCCGCCCGACCTTGAGCTGCCCATTCATGTAGGCTGTGTTCACCTGGGACTGCGCGAAGCCCATCGTCAGGCGCAGCTGAAAATGCTGGCCGAATGGGCCAACGCGCTTCCCGAAGGTGAACCGGTGGTGGTGGCGGGCGATTTCAACGACTGGCGACAGCGGGCAAACCATCCGTTGAAAGTGGATGCCGGACTGGAGGAGATTTTTACTCGCGCCAACGGCAGGCCTGCGCGCACCTTCCCGGTCCGTTTCCCGCTGCTTCGGCTTGACCGCATCTACGTGAAAAATGCCCACGCCAGCAGCCCGACCGCCCTGGCGCTCCTTAACTGGCGACATCTTTCCGACCATGCCCCGCTCAGCGCGGAGATCCACCTATGA
- the moaD gene encoding molybdopterin synthase sulfur carrier subunit yields MIKVLFFAQVRELVNTDSLTMDASFENVAALRAHLAAQGDRWALALDEGKLLAAVNQTLVEFTHPLKAGDEVAFFPPVTGG; encoded by the coding sequence ATGATTAAGGTGCTCTTTTTTGCGCAGGTGCGCGAGCTGGTGAATACCGACAGCCTGACGATGGATGCGTCCTTCGAAAACGTCGCCGCCCTGCGCGCGCATCTGGCGGCACAAGGCGACCGCTGGGCGCTGGCGCTCGACGAAGGCAAGCTGCTGGCCGCCGTTAACCAGACGCTGGTCGAATTCACGCACCCGCTGAAGGCAGGGGATGAGGTCGCCTTCTTCCCGCCGGTGACAGGAGGCTAA
- the hlyD gene encoding secretion protein HlyD: MKKPVAIILVVVVLLAAGVGGWLWYQSHQDKGLTLYGNVDIRTVNMSFRVGGRLASLNVDEGDAIKSGQTLGMLDKAPYENALLQAKAGVSVAQAQYDLMLAGYRDEEIAQAAAAVKQAQAAYDYAQNFYARQQGLWKSRTISANDLENARSSRDQAQATLKSAQDKLSQYRTGNREQDIAQAKASLEQAQAQLAQAELDLRDTTLIAPSDGMLMTRAVEPGSMLSAGSTVLTLSLTRPVWVRAYIDEPNLGQMQPGRELLLYTDGRPDKPYHGKVGFVSPTAEFTPKTVETPDLRTDLVYRLRIIVTDADDALRQGMPVNVKVDSGERHE, translated from the coding sequence ATGAAAAAACCTGTCGCCATCATTCTGGTGGTTGTTGTTTTGCTTGCCGCCGGAGTCGGTGGATGGCTGTGGTACCAGAGCCATCAGGATAAAGGCCTGACGCTGTACGGTAACGTGGATATTCGTACGGTGAATATGAGCTTCCGCGTGGGCGGGCGTCTCGCCTCGCTGAACGTTGATGAAGGCGATGCCATTAAAAGCGGGCAGACGCTGGGGATGCTGGACAAAGCGCCCTATGAGAATGCGCTGCTGCAGGCCAAAGCAGGCGTATCCGTCGCCCAGGCGCAATATGATCTGATGCTGGCAGGCTATCGCGACGAAGAGATCGCTCAGGCCGCCGCCGCCGTTAAGCAGGCGCAAGCCGCCTATGACTATGCGCAGAACTTCTACGCGCGCCAGCAGGGGCTGTGGAAAAGCCGCACCATTTCCGCTAACGATCTGGAAAATGCGCGCTCGTCCCGCGACCAGGCGCAGGCCACGCTGAAGTCCGCACAGGATAAATTAAGCCAGTACCGCACCGGTAACCGCGAGCAGGATATTGCCCAGGCGAAAGCCAGCCTTGAACAGGCGCAGGCGCAGCTGGCTCAGGCGGAGCTTGATTTGCGCGACACCACCTTAATTGCGCCGTCTGACGGCATGCTGATGACCCGCGCCGTGGAGCCGGGCAGCATGCTCAGCGCGGGCAGCACCGTCTTAACGCTCTCCCTGACCCGCCCGGTCTGGGTACGCGCCTACATTGATGAGCCAAACCTCGGCCAGATGCAGCCGGGCCGCGAGCTGCTGCTCTATACCGACGGTCGCCCGGACAAGCCGTATCACGGTAAAGTGGGCTTTGTCTCCCCAACTGCCGAGTTCACGCCGAAAACCGTTGAAACACCGGACCTGCGTACCGACCTCGTGTATCGCCTGCGCATCATCGTTACCGATGCGGACGACGCGCTGCGTCAGGGCATGCCCGTCAACGTAAAAGTAGACAGCGGGGAACGACATGAATGA
- the moaC gene encoding cyclic pyranopterin monophosphate synthase MoaC — protein sequence MSQLTHINAAGEAHMVDVSAKAETVREARAEAFVTMLPETLAMIIDGSHHKGDVFATARIAGIQAAKRTWDLIPLCHPLMLSKVEVNLQAQPEHNRVRIESLCRLTGKTGVEMEALTAASVAALTIYDMCKAVQKDMVIGPVRLLAKSGGKSGDFKVDSHD from the coding sequence ATGTCACAACTGACCCACATTAACGCCGCCGGCGAAGCGCATATGGTGGACGTTTCCGCCAAAGCCGAAACGGTGCGCGAGGCGCGCGCGGAAGCGTTCGTCACTATGCTGCCGGAGACGCTGGCGATGATTATCGACGGCAGCCATCACAAGGGCGACGTCTTTGCCACCGCACGCATCGCGGGTATTCAGGCCGCCAAGCGCACCTGGGATCTCATTCCGCTGTGCCATCCGCTGATGCTTAGCAAGGTGGAAGTTAACCTGCAGGCGCAGCCGGAGCATAATCGCGTGCGCATTGAGTCACTCTGCCGCTTAACCGGCAAAACCGGCGTGGAGATGGAGGCGCTCACGGCGGCCTCCGTTGCCGCACTGACCATCTACGACATGTGCAAAGCGGTGCAGAAAGATATGGTGATTGGCCCGGTTCGCCTGCTGGCAAAAAGCGGCGGCAAATCCGGTGATTTTAAGGTGGACAGCCATGATTAA
- a CDS encoding Bax inhibitor-1/YccA family protein, translating into MDRFPRSDSIVQQTRSGLQTYMAQVYGWMTVGLLLTAFIAWYAANTPELMMFIFSSKITFFGLIIAQLALVFVLSGLVQKLSAGMATTLFMLYSALTGLTLSSIFIVYTYSSIASTFVVTGGMFGVMSLYGYTTKRDLSGLGSMLFMGLIGIVLASLVNLWLKSDALMWAVTYIGVVIFVGLTAYDTQKLKNIGEQIDVRDSSNLRKYAILGALTLYLDFINLFLMLLRIFGNRR; encoded by the coding sequence ATGGACCGATTTCCGCGTTCCGATTCAATAGTACAGCAGACCCGTAGCGGCCTGCAGACGTATATGGCTCAGGTGTACGGCTGGATGACGGTCGGCCTGCTGCTTACCGCGTTTATCGCGTGGTATGCGGCGAACACGCCTGAACTGATGATGTTTATCTTCTCCAGCAAAATCACCTTCTTTGGGCTGATTATCGCGCAGCTGGCGCTGGTGTTTGTGCTTTCTGGTCTGGTGCAAAAGCTCAGTGCCGGAATGGCGACCACGCTATTTATGCTCTATTCGGCGCTGACCGGGCTGACGCTTTCCAGTATTTTCATCGTCTACACCTACTCCTCCATCGCCAGCACCTTTGTGGTGACCGGCGGGATGTTCGGCGTGATGAGTCTCTACGGTTACACTACCAAACGTGACCTGAGCGGCTTAGGCAGCATGCTGTTTATGGGGCTGATTGGGATTGTGCTGGCGTCGCTGGTAAACCTGTGGCTGAAGAGCGACGCGCTGATGTGGGCCGTGACCTATATCGGGGTGGTGATCTTCGTTGGGTTGACGGCGTATGACACCCAGAAGCTGAAAAACATCGGCGAGCAGATCGACGTACGCGACAGTTCAAACCTGCGCAAATACGCGATCCTGGGCGCGCTGACGCTGTATCTGGACTTCATCAACCTGTTCCTGATGCTGCTGCGGATTTTCGGCAACCGTCGCTAA
- the clsB gene encoding cardiolipin synthase ClsB, which produces MKCTWQEGNRITLLVNGDEYYPAVFKAIDNAQQKVILETFIWFEDNVGKQLHSVLLRAARRGVKIEVLLDGYGSPDLSDAFVNELTAAGVVFRYYDPGPRLFGMRTNLFRRMHRKIVVVDETVAFVGGINYSAEHMSDYGPEAKQDYAIRIEGPVVQDILLFELENLPGKEAVRRWWRRRHRPEENRKPGEAQALFVWRDNGEHRDDIERHYLKMLANAKREVIIANAYFFPGYRLLHAMRNAARRGVRVKLIVQGEPDMPIVKVGARLLYNYLVKGGVQIYEYRRRPLHGKVALMDDHWATVGSSNLDPLSLSLNLEANLIIHDRQFNQTLRDNLQALIVNDCVRVDESMVPKRTWWNLGISVVVFHFLRHFPAMVGWLPAHTPKLAQVDPPVQPELETQDRVEAEDGGKP; this is translated from the coding sequence ATGAAATGTACCTGGCAGGAAGGCAACCGGATCACGCTGCTGGTCAACGGGGACGAGTACTACCCGGCCGTGTTTAAGGCGATTGATAACGCTCAGCAGAAGGTGATCCTCGAAACCTTTATCTGGTTCGAAGATAACGTCGGCAAGCAGTTGCACAGCGTGCTGCTGCGCGCCGCCCGGCGCGGCGTCAAAATCGAAGTGCTGCTGGATGGCTATGGCTCGCCGGATCTCAGCGATGCGTTTGTTAATGAACTGACCGCCGCGGGGGTGGTGTTCCGCTACTACGATCCCGGCCCTCGCCTGTTCGGCATGCGGACCAATCTTTTCCGCCGGATGCACCGAAAAATTGTGGTGGTAGATGAGACGGTGGCGTTTGTCGGCGGCATTAACTACTCCGCTGAGCATATGTCCGACTACGGCCCGGAAGCGAAGCAGGACTACGCCATTCGCATTGAAGGCCCGGTGGTGCAGGACATCTTACTGTTTGAACTGGAGAACCTGCCGGGTAAAGAGGCCGTTCGCCGCTGGTGGAGACGCCGCCATCGCCCGGAAGAGAACCGGAAACCCGGCGAGGCGCAGGCCCTTTTCGTCTGGCGCGACAACGGCGAGCACCGGGACGATATTGAACGTCATTATCTCAAGATGCTTGCCAACGCGAAGCGCGAAGTGATTATTGCTAACGCCTACTTTTTCCCGGGCTATCGTCTGCTGCATGCCATGCGCAATGCGGCCCGACGCGGGGTACGCGTGAAGCTGATTGTGCAGGGCGAGCCGGATATGCCGATCGTCAAAGTCGGCGCGCGTCTGCTGTATAACTATCTGGTGAAGGGCGGCGTACAGATCTACGAATATCGCCGTCGGCCGCTGCACGGCAAAGTCGCACTGATGGACGATCACTGGGCTACCGTAGGCTCCAGTAATCTCGATCCGCTGAGCTTATCGCTCAATCTCGAGGCTAACCTGATCATTCACGATCGCCAGTTTAATCAGACCCTGCGGGATAATCTGCAGGCGTTGATCGTTAACGACTGCGTGCGCGTGGACGAATCTATGGTTCCCAAACGCACCTGGTGGAATCTGGGCATTAGCGTGGTGGTATTCCACTTTCTGCGCCATTTCCCGGCCATGGTCGGCTGGCTGCCGGCCCATACGCCGAAGCTTGCGCAGGTGGACCCGCCGGTGCAACCCGAACTGGAAACCCAGGACCGTGTTGAAGCGGAAGATGGAGGCAAACCCTGA
- a CDS encoding ABC transporter permease: protein MRSNAISWRRVRALCIKETRQIVRDPSSWLIAVVIPLLLLFIFGYGINLDSSKLRVGILLEQQSEEALDFTHAMTGSPYIDATISDSRQELIQKMQAGKIRGLIVIPVDFAANMARANTEAPIQVITDGSEPNTANFVQGYAEGIWQLWQMQRAEDRGETFEPLIDVQTRYWFNPAAISQHFIIPGAVTIIMTVIGAILTSLVIAREWERGTMEALLSTEVTRVELLLCKLIPYYFLGMLAMLLCMLVSVFILGVPYRGSPIVLFFITSLFLLSTLGMGLLISTVTRNQFNAAQVALNAAFLPSIMLSGFIFQIDSMPAVIRAVTYIIPARYFVSTLQSLFLAGNIPVVLIINTLFLMASAVMFIGLTWMKTKRRLD from the coding sequence ATGCGCAGTAATGCCATTTCCTGGCGCAGGGTGCGCGCGCTGTGCATTAAAGAGACGCGGCAGATCGTGCGCGATCCCAGCAGCTGGCTGATTGCGGTGGTGATCCCCCTGCTGCTGCTGTTTATCTTTGGCTACGGCATTAACCTGGACTCCAGCAAGCTGCGGGTCGGGATTTTGCTGGAGCAGCAGAGCGAAGAGGCGCTGGACTTTACCCACGCCATGACCGGCTCGCCCTACATCGACGCCACCATCAGCGACAGCCGGCAGGAATTGATCCAGAAAATGCAGGCCGGGAAAATTCGCGGTCTGATCGTCATTCCGGTGGATTTCGCCGCCAATATGGCGCGGGCGAATACCGAGGCGCCGATCCAGGTGATTACCGACGGCAGCGAGCCGAACACCGCCAACTTCGTGCAGGGCTACGCGGAGGGGATCTGGCAGCTCTGGCAGATGCAGCGTGCGGAAGACCGCGGCGAGACGTTTGAACCGCTCATCGACGTGCAGACGCGCTACTGGTTTAACCCCGCCGCCATCAGCCAGCACTTTATTATTCCGGGCGCGGTGACGATTATCATGACGGTAATCGGCGCGATACTTACCTCGCTGGTCATCGCCCGCGAGTGGGAGCGAGGCACCATGGAGGCGCTGCTCTCTACCGAGGTCACGCGCGTCGAGCTGCTGCTGTGCAAGCTCATCCCCTACTACTTCCTCGGCATGCTGGCGATGCTGCTCTGTATGCTGGTGTCAGTTTTTATCCTCGGCGTGCCGTATCGCGGCTCGCCGATCGTGCTGTTCTTTATCACCAGCCTGTTTTTACTCAGCACGCTGGGCATGGGGCTGCTCATCTCCACCGTCACCCGCAACCAGTTCAACGCCGCGCAGGTGGCGCTGAACGCTGCTTTTCTGCCGTCGATTATGCTGTCCGGGTTTATCTTCCAGATAGACAGTATGCCTGCGGTGATCCGCGCCGTGACTTACATCATCCCGGCACGCTACTTCGTGAGCACGCTGCAAAGCCTGTTCCTGGCGGGGAATATTCCGGTGGTGCTTATTATCAACACCCTGTTTTTGATGGCGTCGGCGGTGATGTTTATCGGGTTGACCTGGATGAAAACCAAACGGCGACTGGATTAA
- the moaE gene encoding molybdopterin synthase catalytic subunit MoaE, whose amino-acid sequence MADTRILVSPERFSVGTEYSWLAERDEDGAVVTFTGKVRNHNLGDSVKALTLEHYPGMTEKSLAEIVDEARGRWPLGRVTVIHRIGEMWPGEEIVFVGVTSAHRSSAFAAGEFIMDYLKTKAPFWKREATPEGDRWVESRDSDKQAASRW is encoded by the coding sequence ATGGCTGACACCCGAATTCTGGTGAGTCCCGAGCGTTTTAGCGTGGGGACCGAATACAGCTGGCTGGCGGAACGCGATGAAGACGGCGCGGTCGTGACCTTTACCGGAAAGGTGCGCAACCACAACCTCGGCGACAGCGTGAAGGCGCTGACGCTGGAGCACTATCCGGGCATGACCGAGAAATCGCTGGCGGAGATTGTCGACGAGGCGCGAGGCCGCTGGCCGCTCGGGCGCGTTACGGTGATCCACCGCATCGGTGAGATGTGGCCTGGTGAAGAGATTGTCTTTGTGGGCGTGACCAGCGCGCACCGCAGCAGCGCGTTTGCGGCAGGGGAGTTCATTATGGATTACCTCAAAACCAAAGCGCCGTTCTGGAAGCGCGAAGCCACGCCGGAAGGCGATCGCTGGGTGGAGTCTCGCGACAGCGATAAACAAGCCGCCAGCCGTTGGTAG
- a CDS encoding ABC transporter permease, which translates to MFHRLWTLIRKELQSLLREPQTRAILVLPVLIQVLLFPFAATLEVTNATIAIYNEDNGKHSVELTQRFARAKAFTHILLLKSPQEIQPTIDTQKALLLVRFPADFSRNLDTFQTAPMQLILDGRNSNSAQIAANYLQQVVKDYQQELMEGKPKPNNSELVVRNWYNPNLDYKWFVVPSLIAMITTIGVMIVTSLSVAREREQGTLDQLLVSPLATWQIFVGKAVPALIVATFQATIVLGVGIWAYQIPFAGSLALFYFTMVIYGLSLVGFGLLISALCSTQQQAFIGVFVFMMPAILLSGYVSPVENMPVWLQDLTWVNPIRHFTDITKQIYLKDASLDIVWGSLWPLLVIAATTGSVAYAMFRRNIA; encoded by the coding sequence ATGTTTCACCGATTATGGACGTTGATACGCAAAGAGCTGCAATCCCTGCTGCGCGAGCCGCAAACCCGCGCCATTCTGGTCTTGCCGGTGCTGATCCAGGTTTTACTGTTCCCGTTTGCCGCCACCCTTGAGGTGACCAACGCCACCATTGCCATTTACAACGAAGACAACGGCAAACATTCCGTTGAGCTAACGCAGCGTTTTGCCCGCGCGAAGGCTTTTACCCACATCCTGCTGCTGAAAAGCCCGCAGGAGATCCAGCCCACCATCGACACGCAAAAAGCGCTGCTGCTGGTACGATTCCCGGCGGATTTTTCACGCAATCTGGATACCTTCCAGACCGCGCCGATGCAGCTGATTCTCGACGGGCGTAACTCCAACAGCGCCCAGATAGCGGCCAACTACCTGCAGCAGGTGGTGAAGGATTACCAGCAGGAGCTGATGGAGGGCAAACCGAAGCCCAACAACAGCGAGCTGGTGGTGCGTAACTGGTACAACCCGAACCTGGACTACAAGTGGTTCGTGGTGCCGTCGCTGATCGCCATGATCACCACCATCGGGGTGATGATCGTGACCTCCCTTTCCGTCGCCCGCGAGCGCGAACAGGGCACGCTGGACCAGCTGCTGGTCTCCCCGCTCGCCACCTGGCAAATTTTCGTCGGCAAAGCGGTGCCGGCGCTGATCGTCGCGACGTTTCAGGCCACTATCGTGCTGGGGGTAGGCATTTGGGCCTACCAGATCCCGTTCGCCGGTTCGCTGGCGCTGTTTTACTTCACGATGGTGATTTACGGGCTGTCGCTGGTGGGATTTGGACTGCTGATCTCGGCGCTCTGCTCGACGCAGCAGCAGGCGTTTATCGGGGTATTCGTATTTATGATGCCCGCGATTTTGCTCTCGGGTTATGTTTCGCCCGTCGAGAATATGCCGGTATGGTTACAGGATTTAACGTGGGTAAACCCGATTCGGCACTTTACGGACATCACCAAGCAAATCTATCTGAAGGATGCGAGTCTGGATATTGTCTGGGGAAGTTTGTGGCCGCTACTGGTCATAGCGGCCACGACGGGCTCAGTGGCGTACGCGATGTTTAGACGCAACATTGCGTAG
- a CDS encoding YbhN family protein yields MSKSHPRWRLAKKILTWLFFIAVAVLLVVYAQKVDWEEVWKVIRNYNRMVLLGAVGLVIVSYLMYGCYDLLGRAYCGHKLAKRQVMLVSFICYAFNLTLSTWVGGIGMRYRLYSRLGLPGGTITRIFSLSITTNWLGYILLGGVIFTIGVVQLPAHWYIDEATLRILGIVLLLIIAVYLWACAFARRRHMTIKGQKLVLPSWKFAVLQMAVSSANWMAMGAIIWLLIGEDVNYFFVLGVLLVSSIAGVIVHIPAGIGVLEAVFIALLAGEHVSQGTIIAALLAYRMLYYFLPLALATVCYLVLESRAKKLRAKNEKVMAK; encoded by the coding sequence ATGTCGAAATCGCATCCGCGCTGGCGGCTTGCAAAAAAGATCCTGACCTGGCTGTTTTTCATTGCGGTCGCGGTTCTGCTGGTGGTCTACGCGCAGAAAGTTGACTGGGAAGAGGTGTGGAAAGTTATCCGCAACTATAACCGGATGGTGCTGCTGGGCGCTGTGGGGCTGGTTATTGTCAGCTACCTGATGTACGGCTGCTATGACCTGCTGGGCCGAGCTTACTGCGGCCACAAGCTGGCCAAACGTCAGGTTATGCTGGTGTCGTTTATCTGCTACGCCTTCAACCTGACGCTGAGCACCTGGGTGGGCGGCATTGGCATGCGCTATCGCCTTTATTCGCGGCTCGGCCTGCCGGGCGGGACCATCACGCGCATTTTCTCGTTAAGCATCACCACCAACTGGCTGGGCTATATTCTGCTCGGCGGGGTGATCTTCACCATCGGCGTGGTGCAGCTGCCCGCGCACTGGTATATCGACGAGGCCACGCTGCGCATTCTGGGCATCGTACTGCTGCTGATTATCGCCGTTTATCTGTGGGCCTGCGCGTTTGCCAGACGCCGTCACATGACCATTAAAGGGCAAAAGCTGGTGCTGCCCTCGTGGAAGTTTGCGGTGCTGCAGATGGCCGTCTCCAGCGCCAACTGGATGGCGATGGGGGCCATTATCTGGCTGCTGATTGGCGAGGACGTAAATTACTTCTTCGTGCTGGGCGTGCTGCTGGTGAGCAGCATTGCGGGCGTAATTGTGCATATTCCGGCGGGGATCGGCGTGCTGGAGGCGGTATTTATTGCCCTGCTGGCCGGGGAGCATGTTTCTCAGGGCACGATTATCGCCGCCCTGCTGGCGTACCGCATGCTGTATTACTTCCTGCCGCTGGCGCTGGCAACGGTGTGTTATCTGGTGCTGGAGAGTCGGGCGAAAAAGCTGAGAGCGAAGAACGAAAAAGTAATGGCGAAGTAA